Proteins encoded by one window of Deltaproteobacteria bacterium:
- a CDS encoding DEAD/DEAH box helicase has translation MQSSQHRANPHHPNQRPPVPPQAGMSTNHPARPPVQPGVPGIPGEAAAGDSGFAGFALSPAVHKGVAGAGFTVPRPIQAETIPAALEGRDVLGLAQTGTGKTAAFALPILERLLATRKPGPRALVLAPTRELANQIDTEIRLLAKFTPVKTAVVYGGVSFHRQVEALRRRPDIIVACPGRLLDLMGERAVRLDSIETLVLDEADHMFDMGFLPDLKRVISALPPVRQNLLFSATMPPEIRGLANQILKTPHVAELSRSTPAETIQHAICPVHESQKLDLLKHLLAGEGFDSAIIFTRTKHRAKRLADTLQKAGHRAAALQGNMSQAQRDRTMGDFRARRTRIMVATDIAARGLDIASVSHVINYDIPNTPDAYTHRIGRTGRSERSGKAFTLVTAEDRGAVRAIERKIGAPIAVYRPEGLDLAPVARSTGLDDSRPPRPPQRPWGGGGSRSRSGGRPGGQSGNRWRR, from the coding sequence ATGCAGTCCTCACAACACCGTGCGAATCCTCACCATCCGAACCAGCGTCCGCCAGTTCCGCCCCAGGCGGGCATGTCCACGAATCATCCGGCAAGGCCGCCGGTTCAGCCGGGCGTTCCCGGCATCCCGGGAGAGGCCGCCGCCGGGGATTCCGGCTTTGCCGGTTTCGCCCTGAGCCCGGCCGTTCACAAGGGCGTGGCGGGCGCGGGCTTCACCGTCCCCCGGCCCATCCAGGCCGAAACCATTCCGGCGGCGCTTGAGGGCCGTGACGTGCTGGGCCTCGCCCAGACGGGCACCGGCAAGACCGCCGCCTTTGCCCTGCCGATCCTTGAACGTCTGCTCGCCACCCGGAAGCCCGGCCCCCGTGCGCTGGTGCTCGCCCCCACGCGGGAGCTTGCCAACCAGATTGATACCGAAATCCGGCTGCTGGCGAAGTTCACGCCCGTCAAGACGGCCGTCGTCTACGGCGGCGTGTCGTTTCACCGCCAGGTGGAAGCGCTCCGCCGCCGTCCCGACATCATCGTCGCCTGTCCCGGCCGCCTGCTCGACCTGATGGGCGAGCGTGCCGTCCGGCTCGACAGTATCGAGACGCTGGTGCTCGACGAGGCCGACCACATGTTCGACATGGGGTTCCTGCCGGACCTGAAGCGGGTCATCTCGGCCCTGCCGCCGGTGCGCCAGAACCTGCTGTTCTCGGCGACAATGCCGCCCGAGATTCGCGGCCTTGCCAACCAGATACTGAAAACCCCCCACGTGGCCGAGCTCTCCCGATCGACCCCGGCGGAGACGATCCAGCACGCGATCTGCCCGGTGCATGAGTCGCAGAAGCTGGACCTTCTCAAGCACCTTTTGGCCGGCGAGGGGTTCGATTCGGCCATCATCTTCACCCGGACCAAGCACCGGGCGAAGCGGCTCGCCGATACGCTGCAGAAGGCCGGGCACCGCGCCGCCGCGCTGCAGGGGAACATGTCGCAGGCCCAGCGGGACCGGACGATGGGCGACTTCCGCGCCCGCCGGACGCGGATCATGGTGGCGACCGATATCGCCGCCCGCGGCCTCGACATCGCCAGCGTCTCGCACGTCATCAACTACGACATCCCCAACACCCCGGACGCCTACACGCACCGGATCGGCCGCACCGGCCGCTCGGAGCGGAGTGGCAAGGCATTCACGCTCGTCACCGCCGAGGACCGGGGTGCCGTGCGCGCCATCGAGCGCAAGATCGGCGCGCCGATCGCCGTCTACCGCCCGGAGGGTCTCGATCTCGCCCCGGTAGCCCGCAGCACGGGTCTGGACGACTCGCGCCCGCCCCGTCCGCCGCAGCGTCCGTGGGGCGGCGGAGGCTCCCGTTCCCGCAGCGGCGGCCGCCCCGGCGGACAGTCCGGAAACCGCTGGCGCCGGTAG
- a CDS encoding TolC family protein, whose amino-acid sequence MRHERVSGFLAAMALLMMVPVAAAGMKADSADADGAGDLIRFDGLLGQVRSHHPDLKAARSHVKVAESARVQAGLIPNPVASYSLMGIARGANTIDGREHLVSVEQPVFLFGQRGARIRMAEHQIAAVGRQADIVEAELLADARELFIHAFIARERERVAGAAREDLLKVQSVVEGRGRLGLKSQFEVFKIRMELAAFTHRMESARIEAERQSAQLGAALGRPGWKPEARGKLRPLAVPSDFDQLWKDIVVAHPRLQAAEAELRVAEAGVELARRERWPQATLVGGVQVTTNQHSVAPFGGIGLEIPLFDRGQGTVGIAGAGRVTAELESQATMLKLQGRLAAEIGALRQRLHQLEGFDRRILDGLPELRKMAEASYREGAAGLLELLDAFRTETDLRLEHLDTLEQVLLAEVRVLSAAGLVEWVPAEH is encoded by the coding sequence ATGAGGCATGAAAGAGTATCGGGATTCCTCGCCGCGATGGCGCTGCTGATGATGGTTCCGGTAGCGGCTGCTGGCATGAAAGCGGATTCTGCGGATGCCGACGGAGCAGGCGACCTCATCCGGTTTGATGGCCTGCTTGGGCAGGTGCGTAGCCATCACCCGGACCTCAAGGCAGCCCGGTCCCACGTCAAGGTGGCCGAATCGGCAAGGGTCCAGGCCGGACTGATTCCGAATCCGGTGGCATCCTACTCGCTGATGGGGATCGCCAGGGGCGCGAACACCATCGACGGCAGGGAGCATCTGGTGTCTGTCGAGCAGCCGGTGTTCCTTTTCGGCCAGCGCGGGGCGCGCATACGGATGGCCGAGCACCAGATCGCAGCAGTTGGCCGGCAGGCGGACATCGTTGAGGCCGAACTGCTGGCAGATGCCAGGGAACTGTTCATCCATGCCTTCATTGCCCGGGAGCGGGAACGTGTTGCCGGGGCTGCCCGTGAAGACCTGCTGAAAGTACAGTCCGTCGTGGAGGGCCGGGGCCGGCTCGGCCTGAAAAGCCAGTTCGAGGTGTTCAAGATACGAATGGAGCTTGCCGCTTTCACCCACCGCATGGAGTCGGCCCGGATCGAGGCGGAGCGGCAGTCGGCCCAGCTTGGAGCGGCACTTGGCCGCCCCGGATGGAAACCGGAGGCACGGGGAAAGCTCCGGCCGCTGGCTGTCCCGTCCGATTTTGACCAGCTGTGGAAGGATATCGTCGTGGCGCATCCCCGGCTCCAGGCCGCCGAAGCGGAGCTTCGCGTGGCAGAGGCAGGGGTGGAACTGGCCCGGAGGGAACGGTGGCCGCAGGCAACGCTTGTCGGCGGTGTGCAGGTGACGACAAACCAGCACAGCGTGGCGCCGTTCGGTGGCATCGGCCTCGAAATACCGCTGTTCGACCGTGGACAGGGAACTGTGGGGATCGCCGGAGCCGGACGCGTGACGGCCGAACTGGAAAGCCAGGCCACGATGCTGAAACTGCAGGGCAGGCTGGCCGCGGAGATCGGCGCCCTCAGGCAGCGGCTCCACCAGCTTGAGGGGTTCGACCGGCGGATACTGGACGGCCTGCCCGAACTGCGGAAAATGGCGGAGGCCTCCTACCGGGAAGGTGCTGCAGGGCTGCTGGAACTGCTCGATGCCTTCCGTACCGAGACCGATCTCCGGCTGGAGCACCTGGATACGCTGGAACAGGTCCTGCTCGCCGAGGTGCGCGTGCTGTCGGCAGCGGGTCTGGTGGAGTGGGTGCCAGCGGAACACTGA
- a CDS encoding efflux RND transporter permease subunit, which yields MLHAIISWCVRRRLATVGATLLVAGYGVAAYFQTPIEAYPDVTNVQVNVIAQAPGLAPEEVERQVTIPLEKELNGTPGMTVMRSESLFGLSLIWLVFQDDADSFKARMLVQERIAGIRLPEGVSAELAPDYTPLGKIFYYRLTSPRHTLYDLRSEQDWTVSRVFRQVDGVADVIGFGGFSKELHVEVDPDRLMAYDITIEDVSESIRRSNLNVGGGILRQGDQDLVIRGIGYLTSVEDLRNVVLRSPDGSPITVGDVARVVQSHTPRRGSVGMDEEDEIVQGIILLRRGQNPNTVIERIHEKVEELNSRVLPSGMKLEILYDRSRLTGLTLSTVHNNLLHGFLLIVGVVWLLLRSLRGSLIVATVIPLSLLTAFIGLFRLGLPANLISMGAIDFGILVDGAVVLVENVFHEIRHRRPQSRKEIIRMVMSAAVDVARPTFYAMSIILASLLPVFTLQSVEGRIFRPLALTYSFALLGALVFALTIIPALCALFMRPSDADIREPRFLEKFKEAYVRHLGWLLGRRRQAMGAGLALLLAAGLAGSVIGTEFLPELDEGDLYVFVEMPASISLERAIGITRDVRLRFLKLPEVISTASELGRPEDGTDNEGVNMAKVFARLKPRNEWRKGLTKDRLVEEARQSLQEIPGVQFNFSQPIKDSVEEAVAGVRGKVVLKVFGTDLEEMRALLLQAVDVLRPVDGIVDLGLYRDSRVPQLQIQLKRDRLAREGMPVSTVLETLETALAGRVVTDFREGERMVPVRVRMPWEARADTGRIGEIYVETPRDTVIQLRELADISIADGRAAIAREANQRYLALKFNIEGRDMGSVIQDAMAEVRNGVEVPEGMYLAWGGEFENQQRAMTRLKVIVPVALIIVITLLYMALKSGRSVLAILLLAPFGMTGGLFGLLMVGVDLSVSAVIGFITLLGQVCLMGLLILSAIEARRRSGEALVPAMIQGAADRLRPVLMASLLAAMGLTPMVVSTSMGSETQRPFATVIVFGMVTTFLVSIYLLPVIYSFVTSKELAPLEADDEA from the coding sequence ATGCTCCACGCCATCATTTCATGGTGCGTCCGCCGCCGTCTCGCCACGGTGGGAGCGACGCTGCTGGTTGCCGGTTACGGCGTCGCAGCATATTTCCAGACACCCATCGAGGCATATCCGGATGTGACCAATGTCCAGGTGAATGTGATCGCACAGGCACCGGGGCTGGCACCTGAGGAAGTCGAGCGGCAGGTTACTATCCCGCTGGAAAAGGAACTGAATGGCACGCCCGGCATGACAGTCATGCGGAGCGAGAGCCTGTTTGGCCTATCGCTCATCTGGCTCGTATTCCAGGACGATGCCGACAGTTTCAAGGCGCGGATGCTGGTTCAGGAGCGCATCGCAGGGATCAGGCTGCCGGAAGGCGTATCGGCAGAGCTGGCGCCTGACTATACGCCGCTTGGAAAGATCTTCTACTACCGGCTCACCAGTCCGCGCCACACGCTTTACGACCTCCGTTCCGAACAGGACTGGACGGTTTCCCGCGTGTTCCGTCAGGTGGACGGCGTCGCGGATGTAATCGGCTTCGGAGGTTTCAGCAAGGAACTGCATGTCGAAGTCGATCCGGACCGGCTGATGGCATACGACATCACCATCGAGGATGTGTCGGAATCGATCCGCCGGTCGAACCTGAACGTCGGAGGCGGGATTCTCCGGCAGGGAGATCAGGATCTGGTCATTCGCGGGATTGGCTATCTCACGAGTGTCGAGGACCTGCGTAACGTCGTGCTCCGGAGCCCCGATGGATCACCCATCACGGTTGGAGACGTGGCGCGGGTTGTCCAGTCCCATACTCCGCGGCGCGGCAGTGTTGGCATGGATGAAGAGGATGAGATCGTTCAGGGGATCATTTTGCTCCGCCGCGGCCAGAATCCCAATACTGTCATTGAACGGATCCATGAGAAAGTTGAGGAACTGAACAGCCGGGTTCTTCCGTCCGGCATGAAGCTCGAGATTCTTTACGACCGGAGCCGGCTGACAGGCCTCACCCTTTCGACAGTCCACAACAACCTGCTGCACGGTTTCCTGCTGATTGTCGGTGTGGTCTGGCTCCTGCTCCGGAGCCTGCGGGGGTCGCTCATCGTGGCCACGGTGATTCCACTCTCGCTGCTGACGGCTTTCATCGGACTGTTCCGGCTCGGGCTCCCGGCAAACCTGATTTCCATGGGTGCCATTGATTTCGGGATTCTCGTCGATGGCGCGGTCGTGCTGGTGGAAAACGTCTTCCACGAGATCCGGCACCGGCGGCCGCAGAGCCGCAAGGAAATCATCCGCATGGTGATGTCGGCTGCTGTGGATGTGGCTCGGCCGACCTTTTACGCGATGTCCATCATCCTGGCCTCGCTGCTTCCTGTTTTCACACTCCAGAGTGTCGAGGGGCGGATATTCCGCCCGCTGGCACTTACCTACAGTTTCGCGCTGCTGGGTGCCCTGGTGTTCGCCCTGACGATCATTCCCGCCCTGTGCGCCCTGTTCATGCGGCCGTCCGACGCCGATATACGGGAGCCGCGGTTCCTGGAGAAGTTCAAGGAGGCGTACGTCCGGCACCTGGGATGGCTGCTCGGCCGCCGCCGTCAGGCGATGGGAGCCGGACTGGCGCTGTTGCTGGCGGCCGGGCTTGCCGGGTCGGTCATAGGCACGGAGTTTCTGCCGGAACTGGACGAGGGCGATCTGTACGTGTTTGTCGAGATGCCGGCCAGCATTTCGCTGGAAAGGGCAATCGGCATAACCCGCGATGTACGGCTCCGGTTCCTGAAGCTCCCCGAGGTCATATCCACGGCATCGGAGCTGGGGCGTCCTGAAGACGGAACCGACAACGAGGGGGTTAACATGGCCAAGGTGTTCGCCCGTCTGAAACCCCGAAACGAATGGCGCAAGGGGTTGACGAAGGATCGTCTGGTGGAGGAGGCGAGGCAGTCGCTTCAGGAGATACCGGGAGTCCAGTTCAACTTTTCCCAGCCGATCAAGGACAGCGTGGAAGAAGCCGTGGCGGGGGTGCGGGGCAAGGTTGTCCTCAAGGTTTTTGGCACGGATCTGGAGGAAATGCGCGCCCTTCTGCTGCAGGCCGTTGACGTGCTTCGGCCAGTGGATGGCATCGTGGATCTCGGTCTGTACCGGGATTCCCGGGTTCCGCAGCTCCAGATCCAGCTGAAACGCGATCGCCTGGCCAGGGAGGGGATGCCAGTCAGTACCGTTCTGGAAACGCTGGAGACGGCGCTCGCCGGCCGGGTGGTGACGGATTTCCGCGAAGGAGAACGGATGGTGCCCGTACGGGTGCGGATGCCCTGGGAGGCACGGGCCGATACGGGCCGGATCGGCGAGATTTATGTTGAGACTCCGAGGGATACGGTCATCCAGCTCAGGGAACTGGCGGATATCTCCATCGCCGACGGCCGGGCAGCCATCGCCCGCGAGGCAAACCAGAGATACCTGGCCCTGAAGTTCAATATCGAGGGACGGGACATGGGCTCGGTCATTCAGGATGCGATGGCCGAGGTCCGGAACGGGGTGGAAGTGCCGGAAGGCATGTACCTGGCCTGGGGCGGGGAGTTCGAGAACCAGCAGCGCGCCATGACACGCCTGAAAGTGATAGTCCCGGTTGCGCTCATCATTGTCATTACGCTGCTCTACATGGCCCTCAAGTCGGGCCGGAGTGTCCTCGCAATCCTGCTGCTGGCTCCCTTTGGAATGACGGGCGGCCTGTTTGGCCTTCTGATGGTCGGGGTGGACCTTTCCGTCAGCGCCGTGATCGGCTTTATCACGCTTCTCGGCCAGGTCTGCCTGATGGGCCTCCTCATCCTGAGCGCCATCGAGGCCCGCCGCCGGTCGGGGGAGGCCCTCGTCCCTGCCATGATCCAGGGGGCCGCCGACCGGCTCCGTCCCGTCCTGATGGCATCCCTGCTCGCGGCGATGGGGCTGACGCCGATGGTCGTTTCCACCAGCATGGGAAGCGAAACCCAGCGGCCGTTCGCCACGGTGATCGTTTTCGGAATGGTCACGACCTTCCTTGTCTCCATTTATCTTCTTCCGGTGATCTATTCATTCGTGACATCGAAGGAGCTTGCTCCGCTGGAGGCCGATGATGAGGCATGA
- a CDS encoding efflux RND transporter periplasmic adaptor subunit gives MKQYKCLYTAVAGVLLVTGAGCQPSHGNAHADGAGEIRSESARSGTSLVRVAGAALRYIRTVEIEPSQVRNTVHGPGRVDFAEGAVADISVPVPGRITHLHAKVGETVSPGAPLITLDSPTAAQFRAEYNMMKARLSVARESVARQRRLMEQGIGVEMERLAAETSLVEAESAFAQAGKAVAFLGSGSGSEVVVRSAIGGTVLARDVMVGAFVDPAGGPAMKVGDPARLRVVVDLFERDVVHVQAGAPAKIEVTSVGAVIHGTVTAVGGAVLTASRRVPVFISIDTIDAPVRSGMYVKAEIQSAPAAGFLLPATAVLIKDGGRQMVYVETAPGEFSPRSVEVGPVYNGKVRILKGLSDGDRVAVEGALLIDGASTQLL, from the coding sequence ATGAAACAGTATAAATGTCTGTACACAGCCGTTGCGGGGGTTCTCCTGGTCACAGGGGCCGGATGTCAGCCATCACATGGGAATGCACATGCTGATGGGGCAGGAGAGATCCGGTCAGAGAGTGCCCGGTCCGGAACATCACTGGTGCGGGTTGCCGGGGCTGCACTCCGGTATATCCGGACGGTTGAGATCGAACCGAGCCAGGTCCGCAATACGGTGCATGGTCCGGGCCGTGTGGATTTCGCCGAAGGTGCCGTGGCCGATATTTCGGTGCCTGTGCCGGGCCGTATCACGCACCTCCATGCCAAGGTGGGAGAAACAGTAAGCCCGGGGGCGCCTCTGATCACGCTGGACAGTCCCACTGCCGCCCAGTTTCGCGCCGAATACAACATGATGAAAGCCCGGCTTTCAGTGGCGCGGGAATCGGTAGCCCGGCAACGGCGGCTGATGGAGCAGGGAATTGGGGTCGAGATGGAGCGGCTCGCTGCCGAAACCAGTCTTGTTGAGGCTGAATCGGCCTTTGCCCAGGCAGGGAAAGCTGTGGCGTTTCTTGGGTCCGGTTCAGGGTCTGAAGTGGTGGTCCGGTCTGCTATCGGGGGGACCGTTCTGGCACGCGACGTGATGGTCGGGGCGTTTGTGGACCCCGCCGGGGGACCGGCAATGAAGGTCGGAGATCCGGCCAGGCTGAGAGTGGTTGTAGATCTGTTCGAAAGGGATGTGGTGCACGTCCAGGCTGGCGCACCGGCGAAAATCGAAGTCACGTCGGTGGGTGCGGTCATTCACGGCACGGTGACGGCGGTGGGGGGAGCGGTGCTGACGGCCTCGCGCCGGGTTCCCGTCTTTATTTCCATCGACACGATAGACGCTCCCGTGCGTTCAGGGATGTACGTGAAGGCCGAGATACAATCGGCGCCGGCTGCCGGGTTCCTGCTGCCTGCAACGGCAGTGCTGATCAAGGATGGCGGACGCCAGATGGTGTATGTGGAGACAGCCCCAGGCGAATTCTCCCCCCGCTCGGTGGAAGTGGGGCCAGTTTACAACGGCAAGGTGAGGATCCTGAAAGGTCTCAGTGATGGCGACCGGGTCGCTGTCGAGGGCGCACTCTTGATCGACGGAGCCTCGACGCAACTGCTCTGA
- a CDS encoding HAMP domain-containing histidine kinase: MKISAKITLALTGIGLILFSLYAYNLVRQEERDLLQAVYRETSLLTHTLQTATEHALRDQQLSDIEESIQQIEEVEPLVDVFVFDAQGQLRAMSADATEVSTFAKDVLADVQKESDYVVRLDDDRSPHLLAVGVPLKSEAGRYLGAVIVTRPLTEMRKDLSVTRRDIILSVIIFVILASGFGLVMGRVYIKRPLDELMSAMQGVQSGDLQSFYSERRRDEMHEVAVEFNRMLVELQNARTELLQEVDRRHELEQGFERADKLITVGQLAASLAHEIGSPLQVIVGRARAMLDRDCDPERVRHHASIIAHQGERITQIVSQLLSLAKRRPVQMAHSDLRRPVTAICDLLSHEAERNGIRLGMEAAKDLPSIRCDESQIEQVVLNLVRNALNATPPGGTVNISLTAQASTDGTGPDGPALCLEVRDSGSGIAPADRSRIFDAFYTTRPDTGGVGLGLAVVKSIIEEAGGRITVANNKPAGMIFRVYFPVPQEDAA, translated from the coding sequence ATGAAGATTTCCGCAAAGATCACGCTGGCCCTTACCGGAATCGGACTGATCCTGTTCAGCCTTTATGCTTACAATCTGGTTCGACAAGAAGAGCGGGATCTTCTCCAGGCTGTTTACCGGGAAACCAGCCTGCTCACCCACACTCTTCAGACCGCGACCGAGCACGCCCTGCGCGACCAGCAGCTATCGGACATCGAGGAATCCATCCAGCAGATCGAGGAAGTTGAACCGCTGGTAGACGTGTTCGTCTTTGATGCCCAGGGGCAGCTCCGCGCCATGTCCGCGGATGCCACCGAAGTCAGCACCTTTGCAAAGGATGTGCTGGCCGACGTCCAGAAAGAGAGCGACTACGTGGTCCGGCTCGACGATGACCGCTCACCCCATCTGCTGGCCGTTGGCGTCCCCCTGAAATCGGAAGCGGGCCGTTACCTGGGAGCAGTCATTGTCACCCGTCCCCTGACAGAGATGCGAAAGGATCTGTCCGTCACTCGCCGCGACATCATACTTTCCGTGATCATTTTCGTGATTCTGGCCTCAGGCTTCGGCCTCGTCATGGGCCGGGTCTATATCAAGCGCCCTCTCGATGAACTCATGTCTGCCATGCAGGGAGTCCAGTCGGGTGATCTGCAGTCATTTTATTCCGAACGCCGCCGCGACGAGATGCATGAGGTCGCTGTCGAGTTCAACCGGATGCTGGTCGAGCTCCAGAACGCACGGACGGAACTGCTTCAGGAGGTGGACAGGCGCCATGAACTCGAGCAGGGATTTGAGCGTGCAGACAAGCTGATCACGGTCGGCCAGCTGGCGGCCAGCCTCGCCCATGAGATCGGCTCACCCCTCCAGGTCATTGTCGGCCGTGCCCGGGCGATGCTCGACCGGGACTGTGATCCGGAACGGGTGCGGCACCATGCCTCGATCATCGCCCATCAGGGCGAGCGGATTACCCAGATCGTCAGCCAGCTCCTCTCACTGGCGAAACGCAGGCCTGTCCAGATGGCACACAGCGACTTGAGGCGGCCCGTCACCGCCATTTGTGACCTGCTGTCTCACGAAGCTGAACGAAACGGCATCCGCCTGGGCATGGAAGCCGCCAAAGACCTCCCTTCTATCCGGTGCGACGAAAGCCAGATCGAACAGGTGGTGCTCAATCTTGTCCGGAATGCCCTCAATGCGACTCCTCCGGGCGGAACGGTGAATATCTCCCTCACAGCGCAAGCGTCTACTGATGGAACCGGTCCTGACGGCCCCGCACTTTGCCTTGAGGTCAGGGATAGCGGATCGGGCATCGCACCCGCTGACCGGTCCCGCATTTTCGACGCGTTTTATACGACCCGGCCGGATACAGGTGGCGTGGGGCTCGGGCTCGCCGTGGTAAAATCCATTATCGAGGAGGCGGGTGGACGGATTACGGTTGCAAACAATAAGCCTGCAGGGATGATTTTCCGCGTATACTTCCCTGTTCCCCAGGAGGATGCAGCCTGA
- a CDS encoding sigma-54-dependent Fis family transcriptional regulator has translation MQPDVSTVTQTVAAGARILAVDDDPGVIDYLAEILGEDGYRVTGTTSPEDALRRIQKEPFDLVLTDVEMPGMRGPDLMAAIHRQQPGQIVLVITAFGSIDLAVQCLRNGAADFITKPFRHETLRHAIERALRERQMRRELVRLHTSLAEQSASGELVARSEAMRKVASLALRAAQSPANVLLTGESGAGKGLLARYIHDRSARLNGPFVQVNCAALPGTLAESELFGARRGAFTDAQRDRSGLFEQAMGGTLFLDEIGEMPLDIQPKLLQAIETRKIRPIGAESEVEADVRIICATNQPLEVAVKARQFRQDLYYRLNVVRIDIPPLRDRPEDIQPLIDRFLQQACQRAGRALLGISVEALRWMLGNQWPGNVRELAHTIERAVVLAEHDTLSIEDVRINKEPDAAGDFLDNAQACELPLAAVEDEYIRRVLRQTQGNVAHAARILGIDRRTLYRRVSSPKAGE, from the coding sequence ATGCAGCCTGACGTGAGCACTGTTACCCAGACCGTCGCCGCCGGAGCCCGCATCCTCGCCGTGGATGATGACCCGGGCGTGATTGATTACCTGGCGGAAATCCTCGGAGAGGATGGCTACCGGGTAACAGGGACCACGAGCCCGGAAGACGCGCTCAGGCGTATCCAGAAAGAGCCATTCGATCTGGTCCTCACCGATGTGGAGATGCCTGGCATGCGCGGGCCGGATCTGATGGCGGCCATTCACCGCCAGCAGCCCGGCCAGATCGTTCTGGTCATCACCGCGTTCGGGAGCATCGATCTGGCAGTCCAGTGCCTGCGTAACGGCGCCGCCGACTTCATCACCAAACCGTTCCGCCACGAAACACTCCGGCACGCCATCGAACGGGCCCTTCGCGAACGGCAGATGCGGCGCGAGCTGGTCCGCCTCCATACGTCCCTGGCCGAGCAGTCGGCCTCCGGGGAACTAGTGGCCCGCAGCGAGGCCATGCGGAAAGTGGCCTCACTCGCTCTCCGGGCAGCCCAGAGTCCGGCCAATGTCCTGCTTACCGGTGAAAGTGGCGCTGGCAAGGGCCTGCTTGCCCGGTATATCCATGACCGGAGCGCCCGCCTGAATGGTCCTTTTGTTCAGGTCAACTGTGCGGCCCTGCCCGGCACCCTCGCCGAAAGCGAACTGTTTGGTGCCCGGCGTGGGGCATTCACGGACGCCCAGCGCGACCGCTCCGGACTGTTCGAGCAGGCGATGGGCGGGACGCTCTTTCTGGACGAAATCGGCGAGATGCCGCTCGATATCCAGCCCAAGCTCCTGCAGGCGATCGAGACCCGGAAGATCCGGCCCATTGGCGCCGAGTCCGAGGTAGAGGCGGATGTACGGATCATTTGCGCCACGAACCAGCCCCTTGAAGTAGCTGTAAAGGCCCGGCAGTTCCGGCAGGATCTCTACTATCGCCTGAATGTTGTCCGCATTGATATCCCGCCGCTGCGTGACCGGCCGGAAGATATCCAGCCGCTCATCGACCGGTTCCTGCAGCAGGCCTGCCAGAGGGCAGGCCGCGCCCTGCTGGGAATATCCGTCGAGGCACTGCGCTGGATGCTGGGCAACCAGTGGCCCGGCAATGTGCGCGAACTGGCACATACGATCGAGCGTGCCGTCGTGCTTGCCGAGCACGACACGCTGTCGATCGAAGACGTACGGATCAATAAGGAACCCGATGCCGCGGGCGACTTTCTGGATAACGCCCAGGCTTGCGAACTCCCCCTCGCCGCCGTCGAGGATGAATATATCCGCCGGGTTCTCAGGCAGACGCAAGGCAATGTCGCCCATGCCGCCCGTATCCTGGGCATTGACCGGCGTACACTCTACCGCCGGGTGTCATCACCAAAGGCCGGTGAATGA